From Streptomonospora salina, the proteins below share one genomic window:
- the paaI gene encoding hydroxyphenylacetyl-CoA thioesterase PaaI, with product MLDADTASASLGIDVTAAKEGRSAARMRVTEAMVNGHGIVHGGFLFILADTAFAAACNSHGPVTVAAGAEITFVATARVGDELAATAEQRTRYGRNGIYDVTVHRLTPHGREVVAEFRGRSRTVAAPDD from the coding sequence ATGCTCGACGCCGATACCGCCTCGGCTTCGCTCGGCATCGACGTCACTGCGGCGAAAGAGGGCCGCTCCGCGGCCCGGATGCGCGTGACAGAGGCGATGGTCAACGGGCACGGCATCGTGCACGGCGGATTCCTCTTCATTCTGGCCGACACCGCGTTCGCCGCCGCGTGCAACAGCCACGGCCCCGTCACCGTCGCCGCCGGTGCCGAGATCACGTTCGTCGCCACCGCTCGCGTCGGCGACGAACTCGCCGCGACCGCCGAGCAGCGCACCCGCTACGGCCGCAACGGCATCTACGACGTCACGGTGCACCGCCTGACCCCGCACGGGCGGGAGGTCGTCGCCGAGTTCCGCGGCCGCAGCCGCACCGTGGCCGCCCCCGACGACTGA
- a CDS encoding ABC transporter permease: protein MTAAASAPRTAPAPDPRSGGHGFVGTWTLTRFLLRRDRVRIPGWAVGFAVFVGYLVAALPTVYGGETELQAVSQLFRDPVGRLMVGPGYGLGDPTLERFVANGYGLYFLALAALMNILLVSRHTRSEEQHGRAELVRANVVGRYASLTAALAVAVVTDAAIAAAVFVAMAGVGGYAAAGSVLFSVGVGVTGFAFAGVAAVTVQLTEYSRAASGMAGAVLGAAFVVRSGGDMARQEGSLLSWFSPLAWGQQTAPFVLDRWWPLLLPLAAAAVGIAAGYGLLMRRDLGAGLLAVRAGRSRAPAWLGTPWGLALRLQRSSIAWWAVGMGVAALAFGSYADTLLQAADDLPAVFVDLFGGADQMLAGYLAYMAEFMALLAGAYVILAVQGLRGEETKGRGEPVLATPVSRWAWLGSSLAVTAAGAVVLMAVAGAATGLGAAAVTGDSDRIGDLVLAHLNQVPPVLVVLGAAALLFGALPRAVPAAWVVVGYGLVVGTFGALMDLPDAAFGVSPFHHSASMPLEEFAAGPAVALLALAAVLAALGLAAFRRRAVNV from the coding sequence GTGACCGCCGCCGCGTCCGCGCCGCGCACGGCGCCCGCACCGGACCCGCGCAGCGGCGGGCACGGGTTCGTCGGTACCTGGACGCTGACCCGCTTCCTGCTGCGCCGCGACCGGGTCCGGATCCCGGGCTGGGCCGTCGGCTTCGCCGTGTTCGTGGGCTATCTGGTGGCTGCGCTGCCCACCGTCTACGGCGGCGAGACCGAGCTTCAGGCCGTCTCGCAGCTGTTCCGGGACCCCGTCGGCCGGCTCATGGTGGGCCCCGGCTACGGGCTCGGCGACCCCACCCTGGAGCGGTTCGTGGCCAACGGGTACGGGCTGTACTTCCTGGCCTTGGCCGCGCTCATGAACATCCTGCTCGTGAGCCGGCACACGCGGAGCGAGGAGCAGCACGGCCGGGCGGAGCTGGTGCGCGCCAACGTGGTCGGGAGGTACGCGTCCCTGACTGCGGCGCTGGCCGTCGCCGTGGTCACCGACGCCGCGATCGCTGCCGCGGTCTTCGTGGCGATGGCGGGCGTGGGCGGCTACGCCGCCGCGGGCTCGGTGCTGTTCTCCGTCGGCGTGGGCGTGACCGGATTCGCGTTCGCCGGGGTCGCCGCGGTCACCGTGCAGTTGACGGAGTACTCCCGTGCGGCGTCGGGAATGGCGGGCGCTGTGCTGGGAGCCGCATTCGTGGTGCGCTCGGGCGGCGACATGGCCCGGCAGGAAGGCTCGCTGCTGTCGTGGTTCTCGCCGCTGGCCTGGGGGCAGCAGACCGCGCCGTTCGTGCTCGACCGCTGGTGGCCGCTGCTGCTGCCGCTCGCCGCCGCCGCGGTCGGTATCGCGGCGGGCTACGGCCTGCTGATGCGTCGCGACCTGGGCGCGGGCCTGTTGGCCGTGCGGGCGGGCCGCTCCCGGGCCCCGGCCTGGCTGGGTACCCCGTGGGGGTTGGCTCTGCGCCTGCAGCGCAGCTCCATCGCCTGGTGGGCCGTCGGGATGGGCGTCGCCGCGCTCGCCTTCGGCTCCTACGCCGACACGCTGCTGCAGGCCGCCGACGACCTGCCCGCGGTGTTCGTCGATCTGTTCGGCGGTGCCGACCAGATGCTGGCCGGCTACCTCGCCTACATGGCCGAGTTCATGGCGCTCCTCGCCGGCGCCTACGTGATCCTGGCCGTGCAGGGCCTGCGCGGCGAGGAGACCAAGGGCCGCGGCGAGCCGGTGCTGGCGACCCCGGTGAGCCGCTGGGCGTGGCTGGGCAGCAGCCTGGCCGTCACCGCCGCCGGTGCGGTGGTGCTGATGGCGGTCGCCGGCGCGGCCACCGGTCTGGGCGCCGCCGCGGTCACCGGCGACTCCGACCGCATCGGCGACCTGGTCCTGGCCCACCTGAACCAGGTGCCGCCGGTGCTGGTGGTGCTGGGGGCCGCGGCGCTGCTGTTCGGTGCGCTGCCGCGCGCGGTCCCGGCGGCCTGGGTCGTCGTCGGCTACGGGCTGGTGGTCGGTACCTTCGGGGCGTTGATGGATCTGCCCGACGCGGCCTTCGGCGTTTCGCCGTTCCACCACTCGGCGTCGATGCCGCTGGAGGAGTTCGCGGCCGGACCCGCCGTCGCCCTACTGGCGCTGGCCGCCGTGCTCGCCGCGCTCGGCCTGGCCGCCTTCCGCCGGCGGGCGGTCAACGTCTGA
- the paaK gene encoding phenylacetate--CoA ligase PaaK produces MTTTHGPVPSARRPGAAPGAGELSAAERLSADELRGRQLQRLRWTLRHAYDNVPLYRRKFDDAGVHPDDCRTLDDIAKFPCTTKQDLREGYPFGMFAVPRGDVRRIHASSGTTGKPTVVGYTEVDLDVWAETMARSIRAAGGRPGHTVHISYGYGLFTGGLGAHYGAEKLGCTVVPASGGMTARQVRIIDDFRPEVVMVTPSYMLTLLDEFERQGIDPRTTSLTTGIFGAEPWTERMRREIEERAGIDAVDVYGLSEVMGPGVSQECVETKDGLHIWEDHFYPEVVDPADGRVLPDGAAGELLFTSLTKQALPVIRYRTRDLTALRPGTARPAFRRMDRVTGRSDDMIILRGVNVFPTQVEEIVLGTDGLAPHFQLRLTRADRADHLTVLVEALGTTAADRRDAAAAEVARRVRDGVGVRVGVEIRDPESLERSTGKVRRVIDERPTD; encoded by the coding sequence ATGACCACCACGCACGGACCGGTGCCGAGCGCCCGGCGCCCGGGAGCCGCACCGGGGGCCGGCGAGCTGTCGGCGGCCGAGCGCCTCAGCGCCGACGAACTGCGCGGACGACAACTGCAGCGCCTGCGGTGGACACTGCGCCACGCCTACGACAACGTGCCGCTGTACCGGCGCAAGTTCGACGACGCCGGCGTGCACCCCGACGACTGCCGCACGCTCGACGACATCGCGAAGTTCCCCTGCACGACCAAGCAGGACCTGCGCGAGGGCTACCCCTTCGGGATGTTCGCCGTCCCGCGCGGCGACGTGCGCCGCATCCACGCCTCCAGCGGCACCACCGGGAAACCCACCGTGGTCGGCTACACCGAAGTCGACCTGGACGTGTGGGCCGAGACGATGGCCCGCTCCATCCGCGCCGCCGGCGGCCGCCCCGGCCACACCGTGCACATCTCCTACGGATACGGCCTGTTCACGGGCGGTCTCGGCGCCCACTACGGCGCCGAGAAGCTCGGCTGCACCGTCGTCCCCGCCTCCGGGGGCATGACGGCCCGGCAGGTGCGGATCATCGACGACTTCCGCCCCGAAGTCGTCATGGTCACCCCGTCCTACATGCTCACGCTGCTCGACGAGTTCGAGCGCCAGGGCATCGACCCGCGCACCACCTCGCTGACGACCGGCATCTTCGGCGCCGAGCCCTGGACCGAACGGATGCGCCGCGAGATCGAGGAGCGCGCGGGCATCGACGCGGTCGACGTCTACGGCCTGTCCGAAGTGATGGGGCCCGGTGTCTCCCAGGAGTGCGTCGAGACCAAGGACGGCCTGCACATCTGGGAGGACCACTTCTATCCCGAGGTCGTCGACCCGGCAGACGGGCGCGTGCTGCCCGACGGCGCCGCGGGCGAACTGCTCTTCACCTCCTTGACCAAGCAGGCGCTGCCGGTCATCCGGTACCGCACCCGCGACCTCACCGCGCTGCGCCCCGGGACCGCGCGCCCGGCGTTCCGCCGCATGGACCGGGTCACCGGGCGCAGCGACGACATGATCATCCTGCGCGGCGTCAACGTGTTCCCCACGCAGGTCGAGGAGATCGTGCTCGGTACCGACGGGCTGGCCCCGCATTTCCAGCTGCGGCTGACCCGCGCGGACCGGGCGGACCACCTCACGGTCCTGGTCGAAGCGCTCGGCACGACCGCGGCCGACCGCCGCGACGCCGCCGCTGCCGAGGTCGCCCGCCGCGTCAGGGACGGTGTCGGGGTGCGCGTCGGCGTGGAGATCCGCGATCCCGAATCCCTCGAACGCTCGACGGGCAAGGTCCGCCGGGTGATCGACGAGCGGCCGACGGACTGA
- a CDS encoding nitroreductase family deazaflavin-dependent oxidoreductase: MTFADPPRTPLRRALYRAPVWIYRLGLGAVLGGRFLLLTHRGRVTGRARQTVLEVIGRDEDSGGVLAVSGYGGRSQWYRNVRADPRVLVETGRRRYRGTAVLLPPRESGRALAGYAHRRPRTAAGLIRALGHEPDSAGRVYERLGADPENGIPVIALRPDT; encoded by the coding sequence GTGACCTTCGCCGACCCGCCGCGCACACCCCTGCGCCGTGCCCTGTACCGGGCGCCCGTCTGGATCTACCGGCTCGGCCTCGGGGCTGTGCTGGGAGGCCGCTTCCTGCTGCTCACCCACCGCGGCCGAGTCACGGGCCGCGCCCGCCAGACGGTTCTGGAGGTGATCGGCCGCGACGAGGACAGCGGCGGTGTGCTGGCCGTCTCCGGATACGGGGGCAGGTCGCAGTGGTACCGAAACGTCCGCGCCGACCCCCGCGTACTGGTAGAGACGGGGCGCCGGCGTTACCGCGGCACCGCCGTCCTGCTGCCGCCGCGGGAATCCGGCCGCGCCCTGGCCGGCTACGCCCACCGCCGGCCGCGCACCGCCGCCGGCCTGATCCGGGCCTTGGGCCACGAGCCCGACAGCGCCGGCCGCGTATACGAACGCCTCGGCGCCGATCCCGAGAACGGCATCCCCGTCATCGCCCTGCGCCCCGACACGTGA
- a CDS encoding RNA polymerase sigma factor: MCYVQGVDPEQQLLAQVASGDEGGLRELYHRHSAAMLRLLGRLTSDAGTAEEILQEAWLAVWRSAGSYRASASVRAWLLGIARRQAHNRLRRAAAPAVDIDAAPEPADRTADVESRVLASAGHEAILAAIARLPEAHRDVVVLALVEELPYADIAEVLRVPVGTVKSRMSTARRTLSAELSRERVN, from the coding sequence GTGTGCTACGTACAGGGCGTGGACCCCGAACAGCAGCTGCTCGCCCAGGTCGCCTCGGGAGACGAGGGAGGACTGCGCGAGCTGTATCACCGGCATTCCGCAGCCATGCTCCGGCTGCTGGGGCGGTTGACGTCGGACGCAGGGACCGCCGAGGAGATCCTGCAGGAGGCGTGGCTGGCGGTGTGGCGGTCGGCGGGCTCTTACCGGGCGTCGGCCTCGGTGCGCGCCTGGCTGCTCGGCATCGCACGGCGGCAGGCGCACAACCGGCTGCGCCGCGCCGCCGCACCAGCGGTGGACATCGACGCGGCGCCCGAACCCGCCGACCGCACCGCCGACGTGGAGAGCCGGGTGCTGGCGTCGGCCGGCCACGAGGCGATCCTCGCGGCCATCGCCCGGCTGCCGGAGGCGCACCGCGACGTCGTGGTGCTGGCCCTGGTCGAGGAGTTGCCCTATGCCGACATCGCCGAGGTGCTGCGTGTGCCGGTGGGCACCGTGAAGAGCCGCATGTCCACGGCGCGCAGGACGCTGTCGGCGGAGCTGTCGCGAGAGCGGGTGAACTGA
- a CDS encoding peptidoglycan recognition protein family protein: MSRPTRLVWRSELGWGPSPADGADPKQGLVVHYDSYDQGLADKDHAACLDYWNGCRDYHVNGNGWVDVGYSWFCCAHGFVIEGRGLFKQQAAQRGANDSHYSVTLATGPNDELTAAQINAVRELRQWLMEPESSIAGAVFGHRDFNSTDCPGDAAYAFVRDGVFSQPPGTIDKEDDVPTYISVGKTRDSRQEELRSHEWQQIYFDKNNSGGCEGHHADGDYPSLVTGPTYFQGEVSLRIEGLPKGAEGQIRAVEVTKRDGEYAESERYFPQEYEGTNGNAYPKATFCGFVGKGHKLRLEVVHFGGEDVRPRVTGGQARIQAWEL, translated from the coding sequence TTGTCACGGCCAACGCGCCTCGTCTGGCGCTCGGAACTCGGGTGGGGGCCGTCGCCCGCCGACGGCGCCGACCCCAAGCAGGGGCTCGTCGTCCATTACGACAGCTACGATCAAGGGCTCGCCGACAAGGACCACGCCGCGTGCCTTGACTACTGGAACGGCTGCCGCGACTACCACGTCAACGGCAACGGCTGGGTCGATGTCGGCTACTCCTGGTTCTGCTGCGCCCATGGGTTCGTCATCGAGGGGCGCGGCCTGTTCAAGCAGCAGGCAGCCCAACGCGGCGCGAACGATTCGCACTACTCGGTGACGCTGGCGACCGGCCCCAACGACGAGCTCACCGCCGCGCAGATCAACGCCGTTCGCGAGCTGCGCCAGTGGCTCATGGAGCCCGAATCTTCCATTGCCGGCGCCGTCTTCGGACACCGCGACTTCAACTCCACCGACTGCCCCGGCGACGCCGCGTATGCGTTCGTGCGTGACGGGGTCTTCTCGCAACCGCCCGGCACCATCGACAAGGAGGACGACGTGCCCACCTACATCTCCGTCGGAAAGACCCGCGACTCCCGTCAGGAAGAGCTGCGCTCTCATGAGTGGCAGCAGATCTACTTCGACAAGAACAACTCCGGCGGCTGCGAGGGGCATCACGCCGACGGCGACTATCCCAGTCTGGTCACCGGCCCTACCTACTTCCAGGGCGAGGTCAGCCTTCGCATCGAAGGGCTTCCCAAGGGTGCTGAAGGCCAGATCCGCGCCGTCGAGGTGACCAAGCGCGACGGCGAATACGCCGAGTCCGAGCGCTACTTTCCGCAGGAGTACGAGGGCACCAACGGCAACGCGTACCCGAAGGCCACGTTCTGCGGCTTCGTCGGAAAGGGGCATAAGCTGCGCCTCGAAGTCGTCCACTTCGGCGGCGAGGACGTCCGCCCGCGCGTCACCGGCGGACAGGCACGCATCCAAGCGTGGGAGCTGTAG
- a CDS encoding TetR/AcrR family transcriptional regulator yields MRSASTEDLTARARIRDAAIALFAEHGMGGTSMKRVAAEAGVSQALVSHHFGSKEGLRTACDEHVAAVIEEGKHEAMSKGPDLDILSALRDQSGTMPLLRYLARMLIEGSPQVDSLVDGIVGATAASMEEGERAGIFHSLDRPQDVNAVLVLWSLGLLVLHGQAERLLGLTFDGPAEDKVRYARAAMEALQGLFTDNAYEQINREFAPREDEEEGSDD; encoded by the coding sequence ATGCGATCAGCTTCGACGGAGGATCTCACCGCCCGGGCACGGATCCGGGACGCCGCCATCGCCCTCTTCGCCGAGCACGGCATGGGGGGGACCAGCATGAAGCGGGTCGCCGCCGAGGCCGGAGTCTCGCAGGCCCTGGTCTCCCACCACTTCGGTTCCAAGGAGGGCCTGCGGACGGCCTGCGACGAGCACGTGGCCGCGGTCATCGAGGAAGGCAAGCACGAGGCCATGAGCAAGGGGCCCGACTTGGACATCCTGTCGGCGCTACGCGACCAGTCGGGCACCATGCCGCTCCTGCGCTACCTGGCCAGGATGCTGATCGAAGGCTCGCCCCAGGTCGACAGCCTGGTCGACGGGATCGTCGGCGCCACCGCCGCGTCGATGGAGGAAGGCGAGCGGGCCGGCATCTTCCACTCCCTCGACCGGCCCCAGGACGTCAACGCCGTTCTCGTGCTGTGGTCGCTGGGCCTGCTCGTGCTGCACGGCCAGGCCGAACGCCTCCTCGGGCTGACCTTCGACGGGCCCGCCGAAGACAAGGTCCGCTACGCGCGGGCCGCCATGGAGGCGTTGCAGGGTCTCTTCACCGACAACGCCTACGAGCAGATCAACCGGGAGTTCGCTCCGCGCGAGGACGAGGAAGAAGGCAGTGATGACTGA
- a CDS encoding ABC transporter ATP-binding protein has protein sequence MTERSPVIDIRGLGKSFGSVAALDGLDLSVAEGEVHGFLGPNGAGKTTTLRVLLGLLRADSGRARMLGGDPWSEAVPLHRRLAFVPGDVELWPNLTGGEAIDLFARLRGRFDRTRRDELCERFDLDPTKKGRTYSKGNRQKVALISALASDVELLLLDEPTAGLDPLMEAVFQECIREEKDAGRTVLLSSHILAQVEALADRISIVRSGTVVETGTLTELRHLTRTTVVAETAESPEALAGLAGVHGLEHRDGQIRFEVDGEHVDEAVRALAPLGVRSLAAHPPTLEQLLLRHYGDERHGGGAKPAEVAK, from the coding sequence ATGACTGAACGGTCCCCCGTGATCGACATCCGCGGGCTGGGCAAGTCGTTCGGGTCCGTTGCGGCCCTGGACGGGCTGGACCTCAGCGTGGCCGAGGGGGAGGTGCACGGCTTCCTCGGGCCCAACGGGGCGGGCAAGACCACCACGCTGCGGGTGCTGCTGGGGCTGCTGCGCGCCGACTCCGGGCGCGCGCGGATGCTGGGCGGCGATCCGTGGTCGGAGGCGGTTCCCCTGCATCGCAGGCTGGCCTTCGTCCCCGGAGACGTGGAGCTGTGGCCCAACCTCACCGGCGGCGAGGCGATCGACCTGTTCGCCCGCCTGCGCGGGCGCTTCGACCGCACGCGCCGCGACGAGCTCTGCGAGCGCTTCGACCTGGACCCGACGAAGAAGGGACGCACCTATTCGAAGGGCAACCGGCAGAAGGTCGCGCTGATCTCGGCGCTGGCCTCCGACGTCGAGCTGCTGCTGCTCGACGAGCCCACCGCGGGGCTGGACCCGCTGATGGAGGCGGTGTTCCAGGAGTGCATCCGCGAGGAGAAGGACGCGGGCCGCACGGTCCTGCTGTCCAGCCACATCCTCGCCCAGGTGGAGGCGCTGGCCGACCGGATCTCCATCGTCCGCAGCGGAACGGTCGTCGAGACCGGCACCCTGACCGAGCTGCGCCACCTCACCCGCACCACCGTGGTGGCCGAGACCGCCGAATCGCCCGAGGCTCTGGCCGGACTCGCGGGCGTGCACGGCCTGGAGCACCGCGACGGCCAGATCCGCTTCGAGGTCGACGGCGAGCACGTCGACGAGGCCGTGCGGGCGCTGGCTCCGCTCGGCGTGCGCTCGCTGGCCGCCCACCCGCCGACGCTCGAACAGCTGCTGCTGCGCCACTACGGCGACGAGCGGCACGGCGGCGGCGCGAAACCCGCGGAGGTGGCGAAGTGA
- a CDS encoding phage distal tail protein translates to MHFSPHTARALSVLPMAEPTPQPLIISLRVGEDEAALVLSTDPAADESGVAWLLSDIDGWHATPPTEAVVTPLGLSDRSVAAARFPKSPREITVHGYALTGSFDTAEDARNRLYRAFDGYARELPIVVEESTPKRISARTAGAIETAPLGPTHFTFAVPLILPDPLKYGLNLRRKATDAQAPGELGTTFPLEFPLTFTDSGRGTGRMTLTNSGTAPTYPVSVLNGPLSEGWRIVNEATGDFLSFSTGLGHGQRLRIDHAARTADINGAPIAALANGSWWPLQPGRNPVRFLAPAYHPEAAWTASFYDAYL, encoded by the coding sequence ATGCACTTCTCCCCCCATACGGCTCGTGCACTGTCGGTGCTGCCGATGGCCGAACCCACACCGCAGCCGCTGATCATCTCCCTGCGCGTCGGCGAGGACGAGGCCGCGCTCGTGCTGTCCACCGACCCCGCTGCTGATGAGTCCGGGGTCGCGTGGCTGCTCTCCGACATCGACGGCTGGCACGCGACCCCGCCGACCGAAGCCGTCGTCACCCCGCTCGGGCTCTCGGACCGGTCGGTGGCCGCCGCGCGGTTTCCCAAGTCGCCCCGCGAGATCACCGTCCACGGCTATGCGCTCACCGGCTCCTTCGACACCGCCGAGGACGCGCGCAACCGCCTCTACCGAGCCTTCGACGGCTACGCGCGCGAGCTGCCCATCGTCGTGGAGGAGTCCACGCCCAAACGGATCAGCGCGCGCACGGCCGGGGCGATCGAGACCGCCCCGTTGGGGCCGACGCACTTCACCTTCGCTGTGCCGCTGATCCTGCCCGACCCGCTCAAGTACGGGTTGAACCTGCGCCGGAAGGCCACCGACGCCCAAGCACCGGGCGAGCTCGGCACCACCTTCCCGCTGGAGTTCCCACTGACCTTCACCGACTCCGGGCGCGGCACCGGGCGCATGACGCTGACCAACTCCGGCACCGCCCCGACGTACCCGGTCTCGGTGCTTAACGGGCCGCTCAGCGAGGGGTGGCGCATCGTCAACGAGGCCACCGGCGACTTCCTCAGCTTCTCCACCGGGCTCGGCCACGGCCAGCGGTTGCGCATCGACCATGCCGCGCGCACCGCCGACATCAACGGCGCACCCATCGCCGCCCTGGCGAACGGGTCGTGGTGGCCGCTGCAACCGGGGCGCAACCCGGTGCGGTTCCTGGCTCCGGCCTATCACCCCGAGGCCGCGTGGACGGCCAGCTTCTACGACGCCTACCTGTGA